A region of Mycolicibacterium brumae DNA encodes the following proteins:
- the malQ gene encoding 4-alpha-glucanotransferase codes for MTQLEPALAELAGRLGVATGYHDGLGNWVPAPESTLVAVLGALGAPAATAEQRSASAAELDRKRWARPLPPTTVAATGVAPRVWAHVTHGAPATVWVTLEDGGLRRDVTQVDNFTPPFDLDGRLVGEASFELPADLPPGYHRVSLRSTGSEGEWTADAALIITPSWLGLPARVGDRRLWGLSAQLYSVCSKQSWGVGDLTDLTDLAVWSAARHQAGFVLINPLHAAEPVPRMEPSPYLPTSRRFVNPMYLRVEAIPEYAELDKRGPVRRLRQQARRRLRQPGVIDRDVAWPAKRDALKLVYGVKRTAGRELSYAAFRAREGDALDDFAVWCALAEKYGNDWRVWPEELRRPGSPQVAAFARRHPRRVDFHRWLQWLIDEQMANAQSAAIRAGMPLGLMTDLAVGVHPYGADAWALQDVLAVGVNVGAPPDEFNQLGQDWSQPPWRPDRLAETEYEPFRAVIAAALRHAGGVRIDHIIGLFRLWWIPEGALPTAGAYVHYDHEAMIGIVALEAARADALVVGEDLGVVQPWARDYLRARGILGTSILWFETDDWGDGGPLRAEYWREYCLSAVTTHDLPPTAGYLAGEHVALRDQLGLLTRPVAEELAAAAAEQAGWLAELRRVGLLPADGDADEESVVTALYRYLGRTPSRLLTLALTDAVGDRRTQNQPGTSDEYPNWRVPLSDPGGRPMSLEEVFADRRAAALCEVMRSAVLPRN; via the coding sequence ATGACGCAGCTGGAGCCGGCGCTGGCCGAACTCGCCGGGCGACTCGGGGTCGCGACCGGATATCACGACGGCCTCGGCAACTGGGTTCCCGCGCCGGAATCAACGCTGGTGGCGGTGCTGGGCGCACTCGGGGCGCCCGCGGCCACCGCCGAGCAGCGCAGCGCGTCGGCCGCGGAATTGGACCGCAAGCGCTGGGCGCGTCCACTGCCCCCGACCACGGTCGCCGCCACCGGCGTCGCGCCACGGGTGTGGGCGCACGTCACGCACGGCGCGCCCGCCACGGTGTGGGTCACTCTCGAGGACGGCGGTCTGCGCCGGGACGTCACCCAGGTCGACAACTTCACCCCGCCGTTCGACCTGGACGGCCGGCTGGTGGGCGAGGCCAGCTTCGAGTTGCCCGCCGACCTGCCGCCCGGGTATCACCGGGTGTCGTTGCGCTCCACCGGATCCGAGGGTGAGTGGACCGCCGACGCGGCGCTGATCATCACCCCGTCCTGGTTGGGCCTGCCGGCCCGGGTCGGGGACCGTCGGCTGTGGGGCCTGTCGGCCCAGCTCTACAGCGTCTGCTCGAAGCAGTCCTGGGGCGTCGGCGACCTGACCGACCTCACCGATCTGGCGGTGTGGTCGGCCGCGCGGCATCAGGCCGGGTTCGTGCTGATCAACCCGTTGCACGCCGCCGAACCCGTGCCGCGGATGGAGCCCTCGCCGTACCTGCCGACGTCCCGGCGTTTCGTCAACCCGATGTACCTGCGGGTGGAGGCCATCCCCGAGTACGCCGAACTGGACAAGCGCGGGCCGGTCCGCCGGCTGCGGCAGCAGGCCCGGCGCCGGCTGCGCCAGCCGGGCGTGATCGACCGCGATGTGGCCTGGCCGGCGAAGCGCGACGCCCTCAAACTGGTCTACGGCGTCAAGCGCACCGCCGGCCGGGAGTTGTCCTACGCCGCGTTCCGGGCGCGCGAGGGCGACGCGCTGGATGACTTCGCGGTGTGGTGCGCGCTGGCCGAGAAGTACGGCAATGACTGGCGCGTCTGGCCCGAGGAGCTGCGACGGCCGGGATCTCCGCAGGTCGCCGCCTTCGCACGACGCCACCCCCGGCGGGTGGATTTTCATCGCTGGCTGCAGTGGCTGATCGACGAGCAGATGGCGAACGCGCAGTCGGCGGCCATCCGCGCGGGTATGCCGCTGGGCCTGATGACCGATTTGGCCGTCGGGGTGCACCCGTACGGCGCGGACGCATGGGCGCTGCAGGACGTGCTGGCCGTCGGGGTGAACGTGGGGGCCCCACCGGATGAGTTCAACCAGCTCGGACAGGACTGGTCGCAGCCGCCGTGGCGGCCGGACCGGCTGGCCGAAACCGAGTACGAGCCGTTCCGGGCGGTGATCGCGGCGGCGCTGCGGCACGCCGGTGGCGTCCGGATCGATCACATCATCGGCCTGTTCCGGCTGTGGTGGATTCCCGAGGGCGCGCTGCCCACCGCGGGCGCCTACGTGCACTACGACCACGAGGCGATGATCGGCATCGTCGCGCTGGAGGCCGCCCGGGCCGACGCGCTGGTGGTCGGCGAAGACCTGGGCGTGGTGCAGCCCTGGGCCCGGGACTATCTGCGCGCCCGCGGCATTCTGGGCACCTCCATTCTGTGGTTCGAGACCGACGACTGGGGTGACGGGGGCCCGCTGCGGGCCGAATATTGGCGGGAGTACTGCCTGTCCGCGGTCACCACACACGACCTGCCGCCGACGGCCGGTTACCTGGCCGGCGAGCACGTCGCGTTGCGCGATCAGCTCGGTCTGCTGACCCGGCCGGTCGCCGAGGAGTTGGCGGCCGCGGCGGCCGAGCAGGCGGGTTGGCTGGCCGAGCTGCGCCGCGTCGGGCTGCTGCCGGCGGACGGGGACGCCGACGAGGAGTCGGTGGTCACGGCGCTGTACCGCTATCTCGGGCGCACCCCGTCCCGGTTGCTGACGCTGGCTTTGACCGACGCCGTCGGCGACCGGCGCACCCAGAATCAGCCCGGCACCAGCGACGAGTACCCGAACTGGCGGGTGCCGCTGTCGGACCCCGGCGGGCGGCCGATGTCCTTGGAAGAGGTCTTCGCCGACCGTCGGGCGGCGGCGTTGTGCGAGGTCATGCGGTCTGCGGTGTTGCCACGCAATTGA
- a CDS encoding DUF488 domain-containing protein, with amino-acid sequence MSGAPDIRVRRVYDDPSPDDGRRVLVDRLWPRGVSKEHAKLDLWCKDVAPSTELRKWYNHDPALFDEFAERYRAELTAPAAAEALNHLRELAATGPLTLLTGSKAVDISDAAVLAGLLADG; translated from the coding sequence GTGAGCGGCGCCCCGGACATCCGTGTCCGCCGGGTCTACGACGACCCCTCCCCTGACGACGGCCGGCGCGTGCTGGTCGACCGGCTGTGGCCGCGCGGCGTCAGCAAGGAACACGCCAAGCTGGACCTGTGGTGCAAGGACGTCGCGCCCAGCACCGAACTGCGCAAGTGGTACAACCACGACCCCGCGCTGTTCGACGAATTCGCCGAGCGCTACCGGGCCGAGCTCACCGCGCCCGCAGCCGCCGAGGCGCTGAACCACCTGCGCGAACTCGCCGCCACCGGCCCGCTGACCCTGCTGACCGGCTCGAAGGCCGTCGACATCAGCGACGCCGCGGTGTTGGCCGGATTGTTGGCCGACGGTTAG
- a CDS encoding MFS transporter, with protein MPAPELRRARAATATLFAVNGALFANLLPRYPEIKTDLGMTNTVLGLTVAAFPAGALLFGPVAGALLRRFGSARVAVVTGVALAVLLCAAALAPTPALLAGALLLAGGADAVTDVAQNAQGLAVQRRYGRSIINSLHATWSIGAVCGGLMGAAAVAAGLPRGAQLAVSGLLFGAVCLAMLPLLLPAGADGSDERGTSEEGARSIDADGSDERGTSEEGARSIDADGSDERGTSEEGARSIDADGSDERGTSEEGARSIDADGSDERGTSEEGARSIDADGSDERAVRADAPGAARPRPGSRAVLTLAVLSALGVAGAAVEDVGSSWSAIYLHEVLAVPAAAAAFGYVALVGAQFVGRVFGDRLIDRFGEAAVVRAGGLLAAAGMGAALAFPSAPAVIVGFGAAGLGVSVVIPAAYHGADNVAGLRPGAGLTVVSWVMRFGFMCGPPIVGAIADSAGLRAGLLVVPVAGLVIAAGAGVLGRRRGADAG; from the coding sequence GTGCCCGCCCCCGAACTCCGCCGCGCCCGCGCCGCGACCGCCACCCTGTTCGCGGTCAACGGCGCGCTGTTCGCCAACCTGCTGCCGCGCTACCCCGAGATCAAGACCGATCTGGGGATGACGAACACGGTGCTGGGCCTGACGGTGGCGGCCTTTCCGGCGGGCGCGTTGTTGTTCGGGCCGGTCGCCGGGGCGCTGCTGCGGCGGTTCGGCTCGGCGCGGGTGGCGGTGGTGACCGGGGTCGCGCTGGCCGTGTTGCTGTGCGCGGCGGCGCTCGCCCCGACGCCGGCGCTGTTGGCCGGCGCGTTGCTGCTGGCCGGTGGCGCGGACGCGGTCACCGACGTCGCGCAGAACGCCCAGGGACTGGCCGTGCAGCGGCGCTACGGGCGTTCGATCATCAACTCGCTGCACGCCACCTGGTCGATCGGGGCTGTCTGCGGAGGACTGATGGGCGCGGCGGCGGTCGCCGCGGGCCTGCCGCGCGGCGCGCAGCTTGCGGTGTCCGGACTGCTGTTCGGCGCGGTGTGCCTGGCCATGCTGCCGCTGCTGCTGCCGGCCGGCGCCGACGGGTCCGACGAGCGAGGAACGAGCGAGGAGGGGGCCCGGAGCATTGACGCCGACGGGTCCGACGAGCGAGGAACGAGCGAGGAGGGGGCCCGGAGCATTGACGCCGACGGGTCCGACGAGCGAGGAACGAGCGAGGAGGGGGCCCGGAGCATTGACGCCGACGGGTCCGACGAGCGAGGAACGAGCGAGGAGGGGGCCCGGAGCATTGACGCCGACGGGTCCGACGAGCGAGGAACGAGCGAGGAGGGGGCCCGGAGCATTGACGCCGACGGGTCCGACGAGCGAGCGGTGCGCGCGGATGCTCCGGGCGCTGCCCGGCCGCGCCCGGGCTCCCGCGCCGTGCTGACGTTGGCGGTGCTGTCGGCGCTGGGAGTGGCCGGGGCCGCGGTCGAGGACGTCGGCAGTTCGTGGTCGGCGATCTACCTGCACGAGGTGCTCGCGGTTCCGGCGGCCGCGGCCGCGTTCGGTTACGTGGCCCTGGTGGGCGCGCAGTTCGTCGGGCGAGTGTTCGGCGACCGGCTGATCGACCGGTTCGGCGAGGCCGCGGTGGTGCGCGCCGGCGGCCTGCTGGCCGCCGCCGGGATGGGCGCCGCGCTGGCGTTCCCGTCGGCCCCGGCCGTCATCGTCGGCTTCGGCGCGGCCGGGCTCGGCGTCTCGGTGGTGATCCCGGCGGCCTACCACGGCGCGGACAACGTGGCTGGCCTGCGCCCCGGCGCCGGGCTGACGGTGGTGTCCTGGGTGATGCGCTTCGGCTTCATGTGCGGGCCGCCGATCGTCGGCGCCATCGCCGACTCGGCCGGGCTGCGGGCCGGGCTGCTGGTGGTGCCGGTGGCCGGCCTGGTCATCGCGGCCGGCGCGGGTGTGCTCGGCCGTCGGCGCGGCGCCGACGCCGGTTAA
- a CDS encoding FHA domain-containing protein, with translation MLQSTGLTCSETQQEEAAPMEESGRPPTLTVRCGGQLATVGPERGEVTLGRDPSSVLRMDHSWLSRTHVRLRPEGANWIAIDNSRNGIFVDGARVEQLSIRDGMTLRLGDAEGVAVDFFLGDVDESDLREADEGLTSEEAIDPAIARAGSAVAARRRELELTQRGLARDKIINAGALIAFEKGRSWPHESTRAKLEQVLQWPAGSIANLRDGGTSPDEESTQVISTAVASPLIAQTIQLALKSIETATEALPAQDSAEYNTRVGAILTDLRNLQTVAADAAKNAPGTPALVLALGAVRRRHDELIERAAAAPEAPLGRRLYAARRRASLTADDAALAAGLPTGAITAAEAEQPIPEPTRAALEALIEQL, from the coding sequence ATGCTGCAGTCGACCGGTCTGACATGTAGCGAGACGCAACAGGAGGAAGCCGCCCCGATGGAGGAATCCGGACGCCCGCCCACCCTGACCGTGCGCTGCGGCGGGCAGCTCGCGACCGTCGGACCCGAACGCGGCGAGGTCACCCTGGGCCGCGACCCGTCGTCGGTGCTGCGGATGGATCATTCCTGGCTGTCGCGCACCCATGTCCGGCTGCGGCCCGAGGGCGCGAACTGGATCGCCATCGACAACAGCCGCAACGGCATCTTCGTCGACGGCGCCCGGGTCGAACAGCTGAGCATCCGTGACGGGATGACGCTGCGGCTCGGCGACGCCGAGGGCGTGGCGGTGGACTTTTTCCTCGGCGATGTCGACGAATCCGATCTCCGCGAGGCCGACGAGGGCCTGACCAGCGAAGAGGCCATCGATCCGGCGATTGCCCGGGCAGGCTCGGCCGTCGCCGCGCGCCGTCGCGAACTGGAGCTGACCCAGCGCGGCCTGGCCCGGGACAAGATCATCAACGCCGGCGCGCTGATCGCCTTCGAGAAGGGCCGCAGCTGGCCGCACGAGAGCACCCGGGCCAAATTGGAGCAGGTGTTGCAGTGGCCGGCTGGCTCGATCGCCAATCTCCGGGACGGCGGCACGTCTCCGGACGAAGAGTCCACCCAGGTGATCTCGACGGCGGTGGCCTCGCCGCTGATCGCCCAGACCATCCAGCTGGCGCTCAAGAGCATCGAGACGGCCACCGAGGCGCTGCCCGCGCAGGACTCCGCCGAGTACAACACCCGGGTCGGCGCCATCCTCACCGACCTGCGCAATCTGCAGACCGTGGCGGCAGACGCCGCCAAGAACGCCCCGGGCACTCCGGCGCTGGTGTTGGCCCTGGGCGCGGTGCGCCGCCGCCATGACGAGCTCATCGAGCGGGCGGCCGCCGCACCGGAGGCGCCGTTGGGCCGCCGGCTCTACGCCGCGCGTCGCCGCGCCAGCCTGACCGCCGACGACGCCGCGCTGGCGGCCGGCCTGCCGACCGGCGCCATCACCGCGGCCGAGGCCGAGCAGCCGATACCCGAGCCGACTCGCGCCGCGCTGGAAGCGTTGATCGAACAGCTCTGA
- a CDS encoding glycoside hydrolase family 16 protein, with amino-acid sequence MMLMSGFGVLAAAVATPQAFAAPAGGFPAAPVPETNTGGLIWSDEFDGPAGSAPDRSKWVISTARETIKNPVFWDRPENMGQYRDSREYVFLDGNSNLVIRAVRDGNKYTSGKITGTFAGQIGTTWEARIKFDCLTNGCWPAWWLHNEVPGGEVDLVEWYGNQDWPSGTTVHGTLWGDTFATRPHPVDSAWHTWRCTWDHNGMYFWQDYETGMEPYFVVPAFSLEPWPFNLPGFAFNPVLNLAVAGSGGGDPAGGNYPAQMLVDWVRVF; translated from the coding sequence ATGATGTTGATGTCCGGATTCGGTGTGCTGGCCGCCGCCGTGGCCACGCCGCAGGCGTTCGCCGCCCCGGCCGGTGGTTTCCCGGCCGCCCCGGTGCCCGAAACCAACACCGGCGGGTTGATCTGGTCCGACGAGTTCGACGGCCCGGCGGGCTCCGCCCCGGACCGCTCGAAGTGGGTCATCTCCACCGCCCGCGAGACCATCAAGAACCCGGTGTTCTGGGACCGCCCGGAGAACATGGGCCAGTACCGCGACTCCCGCGAGTACGTGTTCCTGGACGGCAACTCCAACCTGGTGATCCGCGCCGTGCGAGACGGCAACAAGTACACCAGCGGCAAGATCACCGGCACCTTCGCCGGTCAGATCGGCACCACCTGGGAGGCCCGGATCAAGTTCGACTGCCTCACCAACGGCTGCTGGCCGGCATGGTGGCTGCACAACGAGGTTCCCGGCGGCGAAGTGGACCTTGTCGAGTGGTACGGCAACCAGGACTGGCCGTCGGGCACCACGGTGCACGGCACCCTGTGGGGCGACACCTTTGCGACCCGCCCGCACCCGGTGGACAGCGCCTGGCACACCTGGCGCTGCACCTGGGATCACAACGGCATGTACTTCTGGCAGGACTACGAGACCGGTATGGAGCCCTACTTCGTGGTCCCGGCCTTCTCGCTGGAGCCGTGGCCGTTCAACCTGCCCGGCTTCGCCTTCAACCCGGTGCTCAACCTCGCGGTGGCCGGCAGCGGCGGCGGCGATCCGGCCGGCGGCAACTACCCGGCGCAGATGCTGGTGGACTGGGTCCGCGTCTTCTGA
- a CDS encoding MBL fold metallo-hydrolase: MKFIQYYLDCLSHASYLVADETTGRAVVVDPQRDVSEYLADAQRLGLRIELVIETHFHADFLSGHLELAEATGAQIVYSAVAEPEFDFLAVADGQRHSLGEVTLEFLHTPGHTPESMSVVVYEHAEDPVPYGVLTGDTLFIGDVGRPDLLASIGVTREELADKLYDSLRAKLMTLPDDTRVYPAHGAGSACGKNLSTELWSTIGDQRATNYALRDMDKATFLELVTAGQPPAPGYFVYDAILNRKDRPLLDESAMPPAMDYDRMRAAVDAGAMLIDGRDPEEFATGHLSDAVNVGLGGRYAEFAGSVVPHDVDIVLMIDEGQELQGKNRLARIGFDRVIGYLANPVAAMLEHQDQVRRASRLTAQAFDERTRDVANLQIVDVRNPGEAEDGMIPGAVNIPVGQLPARAGELDPNRPTVVYCAGGYRSSVAASLLRQRGFGDVSDILGGYQAWAEAIQHA, translated from the coding sequence ATGAAGTTCATCCAGTACTACCTCGACTGCCTGTCACATGCGTCCTACCTGGTCGCCGACGAGACCACCGGCCGCGCGGTCGTGGTCGACCCGCAGCGCGACGTCTCGGAGTACCTGGCCGACGCGCAGCGGCTCGGCTTGCGGATCGAGCTGGTCATCGAGACCCACTTCCACGCCGATTTCCTGTCCGGACACCTGGAACTGGCCGAGGCCACCGGCGCCCAGATCGTGTACTCCGCGGTCGCCGAGCCCGAATTCGACTTCCTGGCCGTCGCCGACGGCCAGCGCCACTCCCTCGGCGAGGTGACCCTGGAATTCCTGCACACCCCCGGCCACACGCCGGAGTCGATGAGCGTTGTCGTCTACGAGCACGCCGAGGACCCCGTGCCCTACGGAGTGTTGACCGGCGACACCCTGTTCATCGGCGACGTCGGCCGCCCCGACCTGCTGGCCTCGATCGGCGTCACCCGCGAGGAGTTGGCCGACAAGCTCTACGACTCGCTGCGCGCCAAGTTGATGACGCTGCCCGATGACACCCGTGTCTACCCGGCCCACGGCGCCGGCTCGGCCTGCGGCAAGAACCTGTCCACCGAATTGTGGTCGACCATCGGCGACCAGCGGGCCACCAACTACGCGCTGCGCGATATGGACAAGGCCACCTTCCTGGAACTGGTCACAGCCGGGCAGCCGCCTGCGCCCGGATACTTCGTCTACGACGCCATCCTCAATCGCAAGGACCGGCCGTTGTTGGACGAGAGCGCCATGCCCCCGGCGATGGACTACGACCGGATGCGCGCCGCCGTCGACGCCGGCGCCATGCTGATCGACGGACGCGACCCCGAGGAGTTCGCCACCGGCCATCTGAGCGACGCGGTCAATGTCGGGCTCGGCGGCCGATACGCCGAATTTGCCGGGTCGGTCGTCCCGCACGACGTCGACATCGTGCTGATGATCGATGAGGGACAAGAGCTTCAGGGCAAGAACCGGCTGGCCCGGATCGGCTTCGACCGGGTGATCGGCTACCTGGCCAACCCGGTGGCGGCGATGCTGGAGCACCAAGATCAGGTGCGCCGGGCGTCCCGGCTGACCGCGCAGGCCTTCGACGAACGCACCCGTGACGTCGCGAACCTGCAGATCGTCGATGTGCGCAACCCCGGCGAGGCCGAGGACGGCATGATTCCCGGGGCGGTGAACATCCCGGTCGGCCAATTGCCGGCCCGCGCCGGGGAACTCGATCCGAACCGGCCCACCGTGGTGTACTGCGCCGGCGGGTACCGTTCCTCGGTGGCGGCCAGTCTGCTGCGCCAGCGCGGCTTCGGCGATGTCAGTGACATCCTGGGCGGCTACCAGGCCTGGGCCGAGGCCATCCAGCACGCCTGA
- a CDS encoding sterol desaturase family protein yields MVDVYAPAVGLLAVLPPPMRDPVLFAVPFFLLALALEWGAARKLRSMEPGRPARGGYERRDALASLSMGLVSVATTAGWKVLGLLMYAAAFGYLAPWQLSAGAWQTWALAILGVDLLFYLYHRIAHRVRLVWATHQAHHSSEYFNYATALRQKWNNSGEILIWLPLPLLGVPPWMVFFSFSLNLIYQFWVHTERVDKLWAPIEFIFNTPSHHRVHHGMDAEYLDRNYAGMLIIWDRMFGTFAPERFRPHYGLTKPVGTFDIWKLQTHEYVAIARDVRSARGLRNRLGYVFGPPGWTPRAAGSGPSAG; encoded by the coding sequence ATGGTCGACGTGTACGCCCCGGCGGTCGGGCTGCTCGCGGTGCTGCCGCCGCCGATGCGGGACCCGGTGCTCTTCGCCGTGCCGTTCTTCCTGCTGGCGCTGGCGCTGGAGTGGGGCGCGGCCCGCAAACTGCGCAGCATGGAACCGGGTCGGCCGGCCCGCGGCGGTTATGAGCGTCGCGACGCGCTGGCGAGCCTGTCGATGGGGCTGGTGTCGGTGGCCACCACGGCGGGGTGGAAGGTGCTGGGGCTGCTGATGTACGCAGCGGCGTTCGGCTACCTGGCGCCCTGGCAACTGTCGGCCGGCGCCTGGCAGACCTGGGCGCTCGCGATCCTCGGGGTGGATCTGCTGTTCTACCTCTATCACCGGATCGCGCACCGAGTCCGGTTGGTGTGGGCCACCCATCAGGCGCACCACTCGAGCGAGTACTTCAATTACGCGACCGCGCTGCGGCAGAAGTGGAACAACAGCGGCGAGATCCTGATCTGGTTGCCGTTGCCGCTGCTCGGGGTGCCGCCCTGGATGGTGTTCTTCAGTTTCTCGCTGAATCTGATCTATCAGTTCTGGGTGCACACCGAGCGCGTCGACAAGCTGTGGGCCCCAATCGAATTCATCTTCAACACGCCGTCGCACCACCGGGTGCACCACGGTATGGACGCTGAATACCTGGACCGCAACTACGCCGGGATGCTGATCATCTGGGACCGGATGTTCGGCACCTTCGCCCCGGAACGATTCCGTCCGCACTACGGGCTGACCAAGCCGGTGGGAACCTTCGACATCTGGAAACTGCAGACCCACGAGTACGTCGCGATCGCCCGCGACGTCCGGTCGGCGCGCGGCCTGCGCAACCGGCTGGGATACGTCTTCGGCCCGCCCGGATGGACCCCGCGAGCAGCCGGATCCGGCCCGTCGGCCGGCTAA
- a CDS encoding WhiB family transcriptional regulator: protein MSAAVPLELALGVCATDPDRWFDAPDAEAKAICRACPRRWLCARDAVEAGGAEGLWAGVVVPESGRGRTFALKQLRSLAEFGGYPVRFTGRRLPSGD from the coding sequence ATGTCCGCAGCAGTTCCGCTCGAGCTGGCCCTCGGAGTGTGCGCCACCGATCCCGATCGCTGGTTCGACGCTCCCGACGCCGAGGCCAAGGCCATCTGCCGAGCCTGCCCCCGCCGCTGGCTGTGCGCCCGCGACGCCGTGGAAGCCGGTGGCGCCGAAGGGCTGTGGGCCGGGGTCGTCGTGCCGGAGTCCGGCCGCGGCCGGACGTTCGCCCTCAAGCAGCTGCGCAGCCTGGCCGAATTCGGTGGCTACCCGGTCCGGTTCACCGGCCGGCGGCTGCCCAGCGGGGACTGA
- a CDS encoding NAD(P)/FAD-dependent oxidoreductase has protein sequence MNTTAHHKILIVGGGTAGITVAARLLRAGETDVAVIEPSARHYYQAMWTLVGGGKAKAAGTERPEASVMPKKAIWIKNSAAAFDPENNAVECADGARYGYDVLVVAPGIQLDWDRTDGLPEAMDTSVVASNYGFELAPKTWELIQATTSGSAVFMMPSGPIKCAGAPQKIAYLACDHWRKTGVLKDIDVHLVLPTPRMFGIPAIADSLDKVAANYGITVHTESEITEIDADARKVTISSLGPSGDPGTLGFDMLHAVPRQSAPDWVKSSPLSTGDAMGYVEVDKHTHQHVRYPNVFSLGDAGSTPNSKTGAAIRKQAPVVVENIRAFLGGRPLPGRYDGYASCPIVTSGHDMLLAEFNYDFEITPTFPGLDPTVPHRPYWFLKRYGLPFMYWNLMLRGLA, from the coding sequence ATGAACACAACGGCACACCACAAGATCCTCATCGTCGGCGGCGGAACCGCCGGAATCACCGTGGCGGCGCGGCTGCTGCGCGCCGGCGAGACCGACGTCGCGGTCATCGAGCCGTCGGCGCGGCACTACTACCAGGCGATGTGGACGCTGGTCGGTGGCGGAAAGGCCAAGGCCGCGGGCACCGAGCGCCCCGAAGCCTCGGTGATGCCGAAGAAGGCGATCTGGATCAAGAATTCCGCGGCGGCCTTCGACCCGGAGAACAACGCGGTCGAATGCGCCGACGGCGCCCGCTACGGCTACGACGTGCTGGTGGTCGCGCCCGGCATCCAGCTGGATTGGGACCGCACCGACGGGCTGCCCGAGGCGATGGACACCTCGGTGGTGGCCTCCAATTACGGCTTCGAGTTGGCCCCCAAGACCTGGGAGCTGATCCAGGCCACGACGTCGGGCTCCGCGGTGTTCATGATGCCGTCCGGCCCCATCAAATGCGCCGGCGCGCCGCAGAAGATCGCCTATCTGGCCTGTGACCATTGGCGTAAGACCGGGGTGCTGAAGGACATCGACGTTCACCTGGTGCTGCCGACGCCGCGGATGTTCGGCATCCCGGCCATCGCCGACAGCCTCGACAAGGTCGCCGCGAACTACGGCATCACCGTGCACACCGAGTCGGAGATCACCGAGATCGACGCCGACGCGCGCAAGGTGACGATCAGCTCGCTCGGTCCCAGCGGCGACCCCGGCACGCTGGGTTTCGACATGCTGCACGCGGTGCCCCGGCAGTCCGCTCCGGATTGGGTGAAATCCAGCCCGCTGTCGACCGGCGACGCCATGGGCTATGTGGAGGTGGACAAGCACACCCATCAGCACGTGCGGTACCCGAACGTGTTCAGCCTGGGGGATGCCGGCAGCACGCCGAACTCCAAGACCGGCGCGGCGATCCGCAAGCAGGCGCCCGTGGTGGTGGAGAACATCCGCGCGTTCCTGGGCGGTCGGCCGCTGCCCGGCCGGTACGACGGATACGCGTCCTGCCCGATCGTCACCTCGGGCCACGACATGCTGCTCGCGGAGTTCAACTACGACTTCGAGATCACCCCGACCTTCCCGGGGTTGGACCCCACCGTGCCGCATCGCCCCTACTGGTTCCTGAAGCGCTACGGGCTGCCCTTCATGTACTGGAATCTGATGCTGCGGGGCCTGGCCTAG
- a CDS encoding peptidoglycan endopeptidase, whose amino-acid sequence MFVLATLLTLVNQVSGTPYVPGGDSPAGTDCSGLASWVSNAASGRPVYGDRFHTGNQEAALLARGFRYGTAPNALVIGWNGGHTAVTLPDGTPVSSGEGGGVKIGGAGAYQSGFTKHMYLPMEEIPAAPVELPPGAPLPPPPAEPVIIPVADIQPGAPVPPPPGELPPPPAELPPPPAEVAPAVFAPELPPPGAPAPAQPA is encoded by the coding sequence ATGTTCGTACTTGCCACGCTTTTGACCCTGGTCAATCAGGTCTCCGGCACGCCGTACGTTCCTGGCGGCGACTCCCCCGCCGGGACCGACTGCTCCGGACTCGCATCCTGGGTGTCGAACGCGGCCAGCGGCCGCCCGGTCTACGGCGACCGGTTCCACACCGGCAACCAGGAAGCCGCCCTACTGGCCCGCGGGTTCCGCTACGGCACCGCGCCCAACGCGCTGGTGATCGGGTGGAACGGCGGTCACACCGCGGTCACCCTGCCCGACGGCACCCCGGTGTCCAGCGGTGAGGGCGGCGGCGTCAAGATCGGCGGCGCCGGCGCGTACCAAAGCGGCTTCACCAAGCACATGTACCTGCCGATGGAGGAGATCCCCGCGGCCCCCGTCGAGCTGCCCCCCGGCGCGCCGCTGCCCCCGCCGCCCGCCGAGCCGGTCATCATTCCGGTCGCGGACATCCAGCCCGGAGCCCCGGTTCCCCCGCCCCCGGGTGAGCTGCCGCCGCCCCCGGCCGAACTGCCCCCGCCGCCCGCCGAGGTCGCCCCTGCCGTCTTCGCCCCGGAGCTGCCGCCGCCCGGCGCCCCGGCGCCCGCCCAGCCCGCCTGA